One segment of Thermosynechococcus sp. HN-54 DNA contains the following:
- a CDS encoding ABC transporter substrate-binding protein: MRGWQWPLIALLVCLCTLSLGSCAGLITPRANQLVTAITSDPKTFNYALSQESPNVFGYLYTGLIQENGLTGELEPALAEFWDIKPDTLEIVFQLKPNLKWSDGVPLTSEDVVFTYNEIYFNPEIPTSSRDILRIGQKGLLPEVTAQGDRQVTFKLPEPFAPFLRNTGLPILPAHLLREAVRERDSQGRLKFLSMWGTDTDPRQIVGNGPFVMDRYVNSQRLIFRRNPFYWRSPLPHLERFIWQIVESTDTAMLQFRSGGLDLFAVTPEMFSLLKREEKRGQFRIYNSGPSPNTLFLCFNLNRGRRNGKPLVDPVKSEWFNDVRFRQAVAYALDRQRMINNIYQGLGAPQHSTIPVQSLFYFSPEEGLPTYSYDVAKAKELLKEAGFRYDDQGRLFDAQGNRVRFSLVTNAGNKIREAIATQIQQDLGAIGMQVDLQFLAFSTLVDRLSNSLEWEAHILGFTGGGNEPNSGANIWRVDGLLHTFNQQPAPNQPPITGRVVADWEQRISDLYVQGAQELNLERRKQIYAEAQRLAQEYLPFIYLVNPLSLTAFRNHVVGANPTALGGALWNLDELKVAMAAMD, translated from the coding sequence ATGCGCGGGTGGCAATGGCCTCTGATTGCGCTACTGGTGTGTCTGTGCACCCTTAGCCTCGGAAGCTGTGCTGGCTTAATTACTCCGCGGGCAAACCAGTTAGTTACCGCCATCACCTCAGACCCGAAAACGTTTAACTATGCCCTAAGTCAAGAATCGCCCAATGTTTTTGGCTACCTCTACACCGGCTTGATTCAAGAAAATGGCCTGACTGGTGAACTGGAGCCTGCCCTTGCTGAATTTTGGGACATCAAGCCAGACACTTTAGAGATTGTCTTTCAACTCAAACCCAATCTAAAGTGGTCGGACGGGGTTCCCCTCACCAGTGAGGATGTCGTCTTCACCTACAACGAGATCTATTTCAATCCGGAAATTCCCACGAGTAGCCGCGATATTCTCCGCATTGGCCAGAAGGGGTTGCTACCTGAAGTGACAGCCCAAGGCGATCGCCAAGTGACGTTTAAGCTGCCTGAACCCTTTGCCCCGTTTCTACGCAATACTGGATTGCCGATTTTGCCTGCCCATCTGTTGCGGGAAGCGGTACGAGAACGGGATAGCCAAGGGCGGTTGAAGTTCCTGTCTATGTGGGGAACGGATACGGATCCGCGGCAGATTGTGGGGAATGGTCCCTTTGTCATGGATCGCTATGTGAATAGCCAGCGGTTGATCTTTCGGCGTAATCCTTTTTACTGGCGATCGCCCCTGCCCCATCTTGAACGGTTTATTTGGCAAATTGTTGAATCCACCGACACCGCCATGCTGCAATTTCGCTCCGGCGGTCTGGATTTATTTGCCGTTACCCCTGAGATGTTTTCCCTCCTAAAGCGGGAAGAAAAGCGGGGTCAGTTTCGCATCTACAACAGCGGGCCAAGTCCCAACACCCTTTTTCTGTGTTTTAATCTGAATCGCGGGCGGCGCAATGGAAAGCCCCTCGTGGATCCCGTGAAATCGGAGTGGTTTAACGATGTCCGCTTCCGGCAGGCGGTGGCCTATGCCCTCGATCGCCAGCGGATGATTAACAACATTTACCAAGGCCTAGGGGCACCCCAGCATTCCACCATTCCCGTCCAAAGTCTTTTTTACTTCTCGCCGGAGGAGGGACTGCCCACCTACAGTTACGACGTTGCCAAAGCTAAGGAATTATTGAAAGAAGCGGGCTTTCGCTACGATGACCAAGGGCGACTCTTTGATGCGCAGGGAAACCGCGTTCGCTTTTCCTTGGTGACCAACGCTGGCAACAAAATCCGCGAGGCCATTGCCACCCAAATTCAGCAGGACTTGGGGGCGATCGGCATGCAGGTAGATCTGCAATTTTTGGCCTTTAGTACACTGGTGGATCGCCTGTCCAATTCCCTAGAGTGGGAAGCCCATATCCTTGGTTTTACGGGCGGTGGCAATGAACCCAATAGTGGTGCCAATATCTGGCGGGTGGATGGCCTTTTGCATACGTTCAATCAGCAACCGGCACCCAATCAACCGCCCATTACAGGTCGGGTCGTGGCTGACTGGGAACAACGCATTAGCGATCTCTATGTGCAGGGGGCACAGGAACTCAATCTGGAACGGCGCAAGCAAATCTATGCTGAAGCGCAGCGACTGGCTCAGGAATATCTCCCTTTTATCTACTTGGTGAATCCCCTCTCCCTCACGGCTTTTCGCAATCATGTGGTCGGTGCCAATCCCACGGCGCTGGGGGGTGCCCTGTGGAATCTGGATGAACTGAAGGTGGCAATGGCAGCAATGGATTAG
- the mazG gene encoding nucleoside triphosphate pyrophosphohydrolase translates to MIQRPVMSPMAMPLTVLSAATVLAEATELPQGGLITEIPTLAIAHRLAQHFRRHWPLDTLLTLIDAQHHSLPLTLGELAELTEANCPLQLYVPPPLPEALTQFQRLIDVVRELRHPERGCPWDLQQTPTSLIPYVLEEAYEVVHALQEGDTGAIAEELGDLLLQVVLQSQLAQEANQFTLAQVIQGITDKLIRRHPHVFGEVALTTAQEVRDQWEQIKATEKGTEEPIPLSQKLQRYARTLPPLMAGMKIGERASRAGLDWPTISGAWEKFYEELAEFQEALLQGNAEQQTAELGDLLFSVINLARWCQLDPVNALQQTYQRFIQRLECIEAAIDRPLETYTLEELEALWQRAKVQLAAENPTEAPLETKPEET, encoded by the coding sequence GTGATTCAGCGTCCAGTGATGTCTCCTATGGCCATGCCCCTCACTGTTTTGTCGGCTGCAACTGTCTTGGCAGAGGCGACTGAATTGCCTCAGGGCGGCTTGATTACTGAGATTCCGACGCTGGCGATCGCCCACCGCTTGGCTCAACATTTCCGCCGCCATTGGCCTTTAGATACGCTGTTAACGCTGATTGATGCCCAACACCACAGTCTTCCCCTCACCCTTGGGGAATTGGCAGAGCTAACTGAGGCCAACTGTCCTTTACAACTTTATGTTCCGCCCCCCCTACCAGAGGCCTTGACCCAATTTCAACGCTTGATTGATGTCGTCCGTGAATTGCGCCATCCAGAGCGGGGCTGCCCTTGGGATTTGCAGCAAACGCCAACCAGCCTGATTCCCTATGTCCTTGAGGAGGCCTATGAAGTGGTGCATGCCTTGCAAGAGGGCGATACGGGGGCGATCGCCGAAGAATTGGGAGACCTGTTGCTGCAAGTTGTGCTCCAGAGTCAACTGGCCCAAGAAGCCAACCAATTTACCCTTGCCCAAGTCATTCAAGGGATTACTGACAAATTGATCCGCCGCCATCCCCATGTCTTTGGCGAAGTAGCCCTGACAACCGCTCAAGAGGTGCGCGACCAATGGGAGCAGATCAAGGCCACTGAAAAGGGTACCGAGGAACCCATCCCCCTGAGTCAAAAACTGCAACGCTATGCTCGCACCCTTCCGCCCCTAATGGCGGGGATGAAAATTGGCGAGCGGGCAAGCCGTGCCGGTTTGGATTGGCCAACCATTAGCGGGGCTTGGGAGAAATTTTACGAGGAACTGGCGGAATTTCAGGAGGCACTGCTCCAAGGGAATGCCGAACAGCAGACTGCCGAATTAGGGGATCTGCTCTTTAGTGTGATTAACCTAGCCCGCTGGTGCCAACTGGATCCCGTGAATGCGCTGCAACAAACCTACCAACGCTTTATCCAACGCCTCGAATGCATTGAGGCGGCCATTGATCGCCCCCTTGAAACTTACACGCTAGAGGAACTCGAAGCCCTCTGGCAGCGGGCTAAGGTACAGTTGGCCGCAGAAAATCCCACTGAAGCACCCTTAGAGACGAAACCCGAAGAGACCTAA
- the hslO gene encoding Hsp33 family molecular chaperone HslO, producing MADFLLRATAAAEGIRAVGVITTQLTDEARKRHQLSYVATAALGRTMAAGLILASSFKQPQARVNVRIQGNGPLGTIFADAGADGTVRGYVQYPRVELPPNAKGKLDVGAAVGHQGYLYVIHDLGYGYPYSSTVELISGEIAEDITYYLATSEQTPSALMLGVFVEEAGVTAAGGLMLQVLPKAANDEHLIATLEERVANLKGFTPLLQAGRTLPDIFQELLGDMDLQILPQRQMVRFHCGCSHERMLAALKLLGEAELKDILATEAKAEATCQFCNAVYWADQPMLEQLIAELATASV from the coding sequence ATGGCAGATTTTCTGTTGCGAGCGACTGCTGCGGCTGAAGGCATCCGTGCCGTGGGTGTCATTACCACTCAACTCACCGATGAAGCCCGCAAACGCCACCAACTCTCCTATGTGGCGACGGCTGCTTTGGGACGAACCATGGCTGCTGGCTTAATTCTTGCCTCCAGTTTCAAACAGCCCCAAGCACGGGTGAATGTGCGCATTCAGGGCAACGGTCCTTTAGGCACCATTTTTGCCGATGCGGGAGCCGATGGCACAGTTCGTGGCTATGTGCAGTACCCCCGTGTCGAACTGCCCCCCAATGCCAAGGGCAAGCTGGATGTGGGTGCAGCGGTGGGTCATCAGGGGTATCTCTATGTCATTCACGATCTTGGCTATGGTTATCCCTATTCCAGTACCGTAGAGTTGATCTCGGGGGAAATTGCCGAAGATATTACCTACTATCTCGCCACCTCAGAGCAAACCCCCTCCGCCCTGATGTTGGGTGTGTTTGTCGAAGAGGCGGGGGTAACCGCCGCGGGTGGGTTAATGTTACAGGTGCTGCCCAAGGCGGCCAATGATGAACACCTGATCGCCACCCTTGAAGAACGGGTTGCCAATCTTAAGGGCTTTACACCGCTGCTACAGGCGGGGCGGACACTGCCGGATATCTTTCAGGAACTCCTTGGGGATATGGATTTGCAAATCTTGCCCCAACGGCAAATGGTGCGCTTCCACTGTGGCTGTTCCCATGAACGGATGCTAGCGGCACTCAAGCTCCTAGGAGAAGCAGAATTAAAGGATATTCTAGCCACAGAGGCGAAGGCAGAAGCCACCTGTCAGTTCTGTAATGCTGTCTATTGGGCCGATCAGCCGATGTTAGAGCAATTGATTGCGGAGTTGGCCACTGCCTCAGTCTAG
- a CDS encoding 1-acyl-sn-glycerol-3-phosphate acyltransferase, which translates to MSSVVASAQPPLHFLPQRFSYPVWWIVARLLPLYIRYGLGLKHVAGINVETLARYYEQFQQGQVRLLIAFRHPCTDDPLVMGYLMWHLLPQTARRLGIRLQPPTNGYFLYDRGIPLWAGEQIGWLFSRLGGISIMRGKLDSQALRSARELLLEGRFPLAAAPEGATNEHNELVAPLEPGVAQLGFWCLEDLAKAGRSLPVVILPVGIQYTLSQPSWERMAILMAQLENRLGCPTNSQSTQPEDLYRRLLNLAMHLLDRLETFYATSYRQDFPELPPFDSPNAELAARIQRLLNSALVVAESYFGLKPSEDFVSRCRRIEQAAWERMFRGDLDQLSSVERCLANWLAEEANVRLRHMRLAERFTSITGSYIREKFTINRFADVALILWRTFDWLEGKSPNVNRLVGLRQVRVSVGEPLNLDTYWPLYRRDRQGARQAVKEVTDQIRQQFEALIVPTDAY; encoded by the coding sequence ATGTCCAGTGTGGTTGCTAGTGCCCAGCCCCCGTTGCATTTTCTACCTCAGCGGTTTAGCTACCCCGTCTGGTGGATCGTGGCGCGACTCCTGCCCCTCTACATCCGCTATGGTTTGGGTCTGAAGCATGTCGCAGGGATCAATGTTGAAACCCTTGCCCGTTATTATGAACAGTTTCAACAGGGGCAGGTACGGCTGCTGATTGCTTTTCGGCATCCCTGCACGGATGATCCCTTGGTGATGGGCTACTTAATGTGGCATCTATTGCCGCAGACGGCACGGCGACTGGGTATTCGGCTGCAACCACCAACAAATGGGTATTTTCTCTACGATCGCGGGATTCCCCTCTGGGCAGGGGAGCAAATTGGTTGGCTTTTCTCACGCCTAGGGGGGATTTCAATTATGCGCGGCAAGCTCGATAGCCAAGCCCTGCGATCGGCACGGGAGCTACTCTTGGAGGGACGATTTCCCCTCGCCGCTGCCCCAGAGGGAGCAACCAATGAACACAACGAACTAGTGGCACCTTTAGAGCCGGGCGTGGCACAACTGGGATTTTGGTGCCTAGAAGACTTGGCCAAGGCGGGGCGATCGCTCCCTGTGGTCATTCTCCCCGTTGGCATTCAGTACACCCTCAGTCAGCCCTCTTGGGAACGCATGGCAATACTGATGGCACAACTAGAGAACCGCCTTGGCTGCCCCACAAATTCTCAGAGTACCCAACCAGAAGACCTCTACCGCCGCCTGCTAAATTTAGCGATGCACCTGCTGGATCGCTTAGAAACCTTTTATGCGACGTCCTATCGCCAAGATTTTCCCGAACTGCCCCCCTTTGACTCTCCCAATGCCGAATTGGCAGCACGAATTCAGCGACTCCTCAATAGTGCCCTTGTGGTGGCAGAGTCTTATTTTGGTCTCAAGCCCAGTGAAGACTTTGTGAGTCGGTGTCGGCGGATTGAGCAGGCCGCATGGGAGCGCATGTTTCGGGGGGATTTAGACCAGCTTTCGTCCGTCGAGCGCTGCTTAGCGAATTGGCTGGCCGAAGAAGCCAATGTCCGATTGCGCCATATGCGTCTCGCGGAGCGATTTACCTCGATTACAGGTAGCTATATCCGTGAAAAATTCACGATTAATCGCTTTGCTGATGTGGCACTGATTCTCTGGCGAACGTTTGATTGGCTAGAGGGAAAAAGCCCAAACGTGAATCGCTTGGTAGGACTGCGCCAAGTGCGAGTTAGTGTCGGTGAACCACTGAATTTAGACACCTATTGGCCTCTGTATCGTCGCGATCGCCAAGGGGCACGGCAGGCCGTCAAGGAAGTCACTGATCAGATTCGCCAACAATTTGAAGCGCTAATTGTACCTACGGATGCTTATTGA
- a CDS encoding 1-acyl-sn-glycerol-3-phosphate acyltransferase produces MLKSIQSPLPQISPLLTPLMYRLAGDGVLRGYFRTLEVTGQDHLPKTGPVILAPTHRSRWDALIIPYVTGRRVSGRDLYYMVSHDEMLGVQGWIIGRCGGFPVNTKAPSVSALRTGVELLRQGQALVVFPEGNIFRDRQIHPLKPGLARLALQAAQRCEEAIKIVPILLEYAQPYPRWRSDVKVVIGAPLSTHHYDLSRPKQAAPQLTRDLLRALQQLQEGRSLLCFA; encoded by the coding sequence ATGTTGAAGTCCATCCAATCGCCACTGCCGCAGATTTCCCCGCTGCTGACTCCATTGATGTACCGCTTGGCAGGAGATGGGGTTCTCCGCGGCTATTTTCGCACCCTTGAAGTTACAGGGCAGGATCATCTCCCTAAAACGGGACCAGTGATCTTGGCACCGACCCATCGTTCCCGTTGGGATGCCCTGATTATTCCCTATGTCACAGGGCGGCGGGTGAGTGGGCGCGACCTCTATTATATGGTCTCCCATGATGAGATGCTGGGGGTACAGGGCTGGATCATTGGTCGCTGTGGTGGCTTTCCTGTGAATACCAAGGCACCATCTGTGAGTGCACTGCGCACGGGTGTGGAACTCCTGCGCCAAGGACAAGCCTTAGTGGTCTTTCCGGAGGGGAATATCTTTCGCGATCGCCAGATTCATCCTCTAAAGCCGGGCCTAGCTCGCTTAGCTCTTCAGGCTGCCCAGCGCTGTGAAGAAGCGATTAAAATTGTGCCGATTTTACTGGAGTATGCTCAGCCCTACCCCCGCTGGCGGAGTGATGTCAAGGTCGTCATTGGCGCCCCCTTGAGTACACACCATTACGATTTGAGCCGCCCCAAACAGGCTGCTCCGCAGCTGACCCGTGATCTGTTGAGGGCACTTCAGCAGCTTCAGGAGGGGCGATCGCTCCTGTGTTTCGCTTAG
- a CDS encoding transposase, producing the protein MEQTLTVVCKLRPTPEQSLEIERFLKAFADACNFTNKTVQPTVTNKITIQNMVYRELRSRFGLSANQAVRVCARVGANRQTAKLKGKVVKAFNSTSADFDARIFAFREKDELVRLTLLGRRETLQLDIGEYQREKLRGRRPTAAQLCKHRDGFYYIHIQITEEVPQPSERTTVIGVDLGRREIAKTSTGRGWDGNPLNELRDRFHRVRASIQKRASQGTRSSRRACRKLLKRLAGQERRFQEWLNHSISAAIVREAKALNAVIAIEDLTGIRERLNQQPRSKTERRRSNCWSFYQLRQLIEYKCLREGVRWVAVNPAYTSQTCHRCLQIHPEPLQSYRKGKEFACGHCGWQGDADLNGALVISSLGKCVTLARSSGGLACQIA; encoded by the coding sequence ATGGAACAAACCCTAACAGTCGTTTGCAAGCTTCGACCGACTCCGGAACAGTCCCTCGAAATCGAGAGATTCTTGAAGGCGTTTGCCGATGCGTGCAACTTTACCAACAAAACCGTTCAACCGACGGTAACGAATAAGATAACCATTCAAAACATGGTTTATCGTGAACTGCGTTCTCGGTTTGGGTTGAGCGCTAATCAAGCTGTTCGGGTTTGTGCCAGAGTAGGAGCCAACCGCCAGACCGCCAAACTGAAAGGTAAAGTTGTCAAAGCGTTTAACTCAACTTCGGCTGATTTTGACGCCCGCATCTTTGCCTTTCGGGAAAAAGACGAGTTGGTTCGCCTGACCCTTTTGGGTCGTCGAGAGACCCTCCAACTCGATATTGGTGAATACCAAAGGGAGAAATTGAGAGGGCGAAGGCCAACCGCTGCTCAGTTGTGCAAACATCGGGATGGCTTCTACTATATCCACATTCAAATAACCGAAGAGGTTCCTCAACCTTCTGAACGGACCACTGTCATTGGTGTGGACTTGGGGCGACGAGAGATTGCTAAAACCAGTACAGGGAGAGGTTGGGATGGGAATCCGTTAAACGAACTTCGAGACCGATTTCATCGAGTGAGAGCGTCAATTCAAAAACGAGCCTCGCAGGGCACAAGAAGTTCAAGGCGAGCTTGCCGAAAACTCTTGAAACGGCTGGCGGGTCAAGAACGACGCTTTCAAGAATGGCTCAACCATTCCATCAGTGCCGCGATTGTCCGTGAAGCAAAAGCGCTCAATGCGGTGATCGCGATTGAGGACTTGACGGGAATTCGCGAGCGCTTGAATCAACAACCGCGAAGTAAAACCGAACGCAGACGCTCAAATTGCTGGTCGTTCTATCAGTTACGGCAGTTGATTGAGTACAAATGTCTGCGAGAGGGGGTGAGGTGGGTTGCCGTCAATCCAGCGTATACTAGCCAAACTTGTCATCGCTGCCTGCAGATTCATCCCGAACCTTTGCAGTCCTATCGAAAGGGCAAAGAGTTTGCTTGTGGTCATTGTGGATGGCAAGGTGACGCTGATTTGAATGGCGCGCTCGTCATTTCCTCATTGGGCAAGTGCGTAACGCTTGCTAGAAGTTCAGGCGGTTTGGCTTGCCAAATTGCCTAG
- a CDS encoding DUF2808 domain-containing protein, with the protein MVKRFLPVLVLLGCGLGLMSPALVRAQANQGFTFTWGEGPSGRQQLQYHLENGTPGFMGDRYWLRLGQQKVAINRINITYPDYYNGIIDPKGIEVRVGGNRGNSFFQFRRDPGKKIELAEVSLDRDNRVIDIVPAEVIPAGTPVQVVLNNVRNPNNGGMYYFNARIGSPGDIPLMRYVGTWILSIANN; encoded by the coding sequence ATGGTGAAGCGTTTCCTACCGGTTCTGGTTCTCTTGGGGTGTGGTCTTGGCCTCATGAGTCCTGCCCTTGTCCGTGCCCAAGCCAATCAGGGGTTTACGTTTACGTGGGGGGAAGGCCCCAGTGGCCGACAGCAGTTGCAGTATCACTTGGAGAACGGTACGCCGGGGTTTATGGGCGATCGCTATTGGCTGCGCCTTGGTCAGCAGAAGGTGGCCATCAATCGCATCAACATCACCTACCCCGACTACTACAACGGCATCATTGATCCTAAAGGCATTGAAGTGCGAGTAGGGGGGAATCGTGGTAATAGCTTCTTCCAATTTCGCCGCGATCCCGGCAAAAAAATTGAGCTAGCCGAGGTCTCCCTTGATCGCGATAACCGCGTCATTGACATTGTGCCCGCTGAGGTGATTCCGGCGGGAACCCCGGTGCAAGTCGTTCTCAACAATGTCCGCAACCCCAATAATGGCGGCATGTACTATTTCAATGCGCGCATTGGTTCCCCTGGGGATATTCCCCTGATGCGCTATGTGGGCACTTGGATTCTCAGCATTGCCAATAACTAA
- a CDS encoding HAD family hydrolase codes for MAHLKALIFDVDGTLADTERDGHRVAFNKAFAAAGLDWEWDVPLYGQLLAVAGGKERMKYYLDRFRPDWPRPQNLDALIADLHKAKTRYYTELLAEGAIPLRPGVKRLLTEARAAGLRLAIATTTTPANVTALLENALAADGVSWFEIIAAGDVVPAKKPAPDIYFYTLEKMRLSPQECLAFEDSANGIQAATASGLTTIITITDYTKDHDFRDAALVLDCLGEPDYPFQVIRGEVGWTTYVDVLLLRSLHQQWTSTLTHR; via the coding sequence ATGGCTCACCTTAAAGCCCTGATTTTTGATGTGGATGGCACCTTAGCGGACACCGAGCGGGATGGCCATCGCGTTGCTTTCAACAAGGCCTTTGCTGCGGCGGGTCTAGATTGGGAGTGGGACGTTCCCCTCTATGGTCAGCTGCTGGCGGTGGCGGGGGGTAAAGAGCGCATGAAGTATTACCTTGATCGCTTTCGTCCGGATTGGCCGCGTCCCCAAAACCTGGATGCCTTGATTGCCGATCTCCACAAAGCGAAGACCCGCTACTATACGGAACTATTGGCGGAAGGTGCAATTCCCCTGCGACCAGGCGTTAAGCGGCTCCTCACTGAAGCCCGTGCAGCGGGGTTACGTCTAGCGATCGCCACCACGACGACGCCTGCCAACGTGACTGCCCTTTTGGAAAATGCCCTTGCTGCTGATGGCGTCAGTTGGTTTGAGATCATTGCCGCTGGGGATGTGGTGCCAGCCAAAAAACCGGCGCCTGACATTTACTTCTATACCCTTGAAAAAATGCGCCTCTCGCCGCAGGAGTGCCTTGCCTTTGAGGATTCCGCCAACGGCATTCAGGCGGCCACTGCCAGTGGCTTGACGACGATTATTACAATTACCGACTACACCAAGGATCACGATTTTCGCGATGCGGCTCTTGTGCTGGATTGTCTAGGGGAACCGGACTACCCCTTTCAAGTGATTCGCGGTGAGGTGGGCTGGACAACCTATGTGGATGTGCTGCTGTTGCGATCGCTCCACCAGCAGTGGACAAGCACGCTGACTCATCGGTGA
- a CDS encoding FxLYD domain-containing protein, giving the protein MGLLQVEQIREILQDVLSEHAVVVQVNQFRNQLNIVLNKPPGTVAHYSALVDLLKSRLGQFHLDDIARIKIIGRIQGSPKPDWEEVIDLRPPNPALAAPVYASSAPWVVAIAAGVVSLLVIFSYHLGQWQQQQRMQQLIEGTLAQKGVAMTDFKWHIEGGTPFIVGVLKNYSEDHFRLIQADFELFDKGGQRVGAVSVQVYGLGPEETWQFREPVGNDQAVRARLVKLQSFN; this is encoded by the coding sequence ATGGGGCTACTACAAGTTGAACAAATTCGTGAAATACTTCAGGACGTGCTTTCAGAACATGCCGTTGTGGTTCAAGTCAATCAGTTTCGCAACCAATTAAACATTGTTTTGAACAAGCCCCCCGGCACCGTTGCCCATTATTCTGCCCTAGTCGATCTGCTCAAGTCTCGCTTGGGACAGTTTCACCTTGACGATATTGCCCGCATTAAAATTATCGGTCGCATTCAAGGCTCCCCCAAGCCCGACTGGGAAGAGGTGATTGATCTGCGTCCCCCCAATCCAGCGCTGGCGGCTCCAGTTTATGCCTCCTCGGCTCCGTGGGTGGTGGCGATCGCTGCCGGGGTTGTCAGTTTACTTGTGATCTTTAGCTATCATCTCGGTCAGTGGCAGCAACAGCAACGAATGCAGCAGTTGATCGAGGGTACCCTTGCTCAAAAAGGGGTCGCGATGACGGACTTTAAGTGGCACATTGAGGGGGGCACACCGTTTATTGTGGGTGTTCTGAAAAATTACAGTGAAGACCACTTTCGCCTGATCCAAGCGGATTTTGAACTCTTTGATAAGGGCGGGCAGCGAGTTGGGGCAGTCTCGGTACAGGTCTATGGCCTTGGCCCTGAGGAAACATGGCAATTCCGGGAACCAGTGGGCAATGATCAGGCAGTGCGAGCACGACTGGTAAAATTACAGTCATTCAATTAA
- a CDS encoding ATP-dependent DNA helicase RecQ, protein MSDAQLERIQAALQDYWGYSELRSPQAEVMAALLQRQDALIVLPTGAGKSLCFQLPALLQGGLTLVISPLLALMENQITELRQRGLAAAAYHSELPSSQRRQILSHLRDYRLLYLSPESLFSSPLWQRLCSAQVHLNGLIVDEAHCLVQWGDRFRPVYRRLGTVRPTLRQCKPQHPPLAIAAFTATADPRTQRTLIEVLGLKQPVQVIHSPYRANLHLAVRSVWSRGYRRHCLQQFLNEQQGASGLIYARTRRDCESLAMWLSQQGYCTTAYHGGLPAAQRRSIEAAWLEGHIPFVVCTNAFGMGVNKANVRWICHYQPPLQLSEYLQEVGRAGRDGQPAQALALVSDRWGLDREDQQRWQFFQRQSKEIYARAMALQARLPLKGNLQELRQHFPEVELTLALLHQQGRLRWQDPFHYCRQPLAQVPPPPQNTQEQLMQEFLYHRGCRWQFLLQAFGFATEARGLRCGHCDRCRLPRRSCKIP, encoded by the coding sequence ATGTCGGATGCCCAGTTAGAGCGAATTCAGGCTGCCCTACAAGACTACTGGGGCTATTCTGAGCTGCGATCGCCCCAAGCAGAGGTCATGGCGGCCTTGTTACAACGACAGGATGCCTTAATTGTTCTTCCTACAGGAGCGGGCAAAAGTCTCTGTTTTCAATTGCCAGCGCTGCTTCAGGGGGGATTGACGCTGGTGATCTCGCCGCTGCTTGCCCTCATGGAAAATCAGATCACTGAATTGCGGCAACGGGGTCTTGCGGCCGCAGCCTATCATAGTGAACTGCCCAGCAGCCAACGCCGCCAGATTCTCTCGCACCTAAGAGACTACCGTTTGCTGTATCTTTCGCCGGAGTCGCTATTTTCTAGCCCTCTTTGGCAGCGCCTCTGTTCAGCGCAGGTGCACCTCAATGGCTTGATTGTGGATGAAGCCCACTGCCTCGTTCAATGGGGCGATCGCTTTCGACCGGTGTATCGGCGCTTGGGAACAGTGCGACCGACCCTTCGCCAATGTAAACCTCAGCACCCACCCCTAGCGATCGCTGCCTTTACTGCCACCGCCGATCCCCGTACCCAGCGCACGCTCATTGAGGTCTTGGGGTTAAAGCAGCCCGTGCAGGTGATTCACAGCCCCTATCGTGCCAATCTCCACTTAGCGGTGCGTTCTGTCTGGAGTCGGGGGTATCGCCGCCATTGTCTCCAGCAATTTCTCAACGAGCAGCAGGGAGCCTCGGGACTCATCTATGCCCGCACCCGCCGCGACTGTGAGAGCCTCGCTATGTGGCTAAGCCAGCAAGGATACTGCACCACTGCTTACCATGGTGGACTACCGGCAGCACAGCGACGTTCGATTGAAGCCGCTTGGTTAGAGGGACACATTCCCTTTGTGGTCTGCACCAATGCCTTTGGCATGGGAGTCAATAAAGCCAATGTGCGCTGGATCTGCCACTATCAGCCGCCGCTGCAACTCAGTGAATATCTCCAAGAGGTGGGCCGTGCGGGGCGAGATGGTCAACCGGCACAGGCACTGGCCTTGGTGAGCGATCGCTGGGGCTTGGATCGCGAAGATCAACAGCGTTGGCAATTTTTTCAACGCCAAAGTAAGGAAATTTACGCGCGGGCGATGGCACTTCAGGCGCGTCTGCCTCTCAAGGGTAATCTTCAGGAACTGCGGCAACACTTTCCTGAGGTGGAACTGACGCTGGCACTACTGCATCAACAGGGGAGACTCCGCTGGCAAGACCCCTTTCACTATTGCCGTCAACCCTTGGCACAGGTGCCACCCCCACCCCAAAATACGCAAGAACAGTTGATGCAAGAGTTTCTCTATCACCGCGGCTGCCGCTGGCAGTTTCTTCTCCAAGCCTTTGGTTTTGCTACTGAGGCAAGGGGGTTGCGTTGTGGCCATTGCGATCGCTGTCGGCTCCCCCGCCGCAGCTGTAAAATACCGTGA